The Chrysemys picta bellii isolate R12L10 chromosome 5, ASM1138683v2, whole genome shotgun sequence DNA segment TCATGAGATAGGGCACTTATTTCAGTTCACGTTAGGCTCTGTAAAAAAGTTCTGCATTCAAACACTTTCAGATGAAATTGGAAGCAGAGTTAAATTAATTAGCAATGAACAGTCCTAGTTAGTGGGTTTCAGATGCAGAACTATTGAGTGCACTACTACTGTGTCTACTGTCCTGGGTTGGGCagggaaaacaaaaacagaaaagtaaaacaaaatacaCAAATCAAAGAGAAAGGAGAGcgagacagagggagagagagaatagaaAAAATGAGAAAAGGGAAAGAGGCAAAAGTGGAAgaagagagaaataaataaataaataaatattatataaagaTGCAGGGAAAGATGCATAGAGAAAGGAAGATAGTAGGAGAGACAATGAAAGAACAGGGAGGTGGAAAATGAGGTCAGCATACAGAAAAAAGAGAACAGGGCAACTGTTTATGGTTGCGATGTTGTCTCAcaattttttcactgaaaataatATAGGTGACCAAAGCTTGAAGATGAACTAAAATTTGTCTTGCGCTAAGTAATAAAAACTATTTGTTTCagttagttttttgttttaagtcaGGGGTTGAGAAAAAAAGCACCACATATTGTATCACCTGTCTGATGTTTGTTTACCTCAGTTCCACATCCTCAAGGATAGATgcatttcttcccattttagaaGAAAAACCAAGTAGATGAAATTTTAGGCATAACCAACTTAACAGCATTCTTTTGAATACAGAGAAGTCCAGTGAGTTGCTGTAAACTGCTGAATTATTTTATGTATCAAATTTAGTATCATACATTTTGTGCCACCAATATTTTGGTCAGATGATGCATCTTTCGTGCTGCACTCACAGGCATAAATGTTCAGCATGATGGAAAGGGAAATGGATGCAATATGCCCATCACTATCAAGGGGTATATGGACTACTGTGCTCAAAGCGTATCCTTCAGTCAGAAACATTTGTTTAGATAACTAAACAAATAGTCGAATGACCCACTAACATTGGACACAAATATCATGAGAAAAAAGGTGAACTTAGCTTCccagaataataaaaaaaagtatttgaaaaatgtattctTTTATTTTGTACATTTGTTGCAATTACAATACTGTGCCCCTAATATCGCATATATAAACagtctattttttaaaagtaactaaGATATTTGCACTATAATCTAAAGAATAAATTACTCTCCACAATCCATTGCACCAGTGACTTGAGATCTTTTCTCAAGAGGAAAGAGGGGAAACAAGGGAGAGCAAAAGATGTGTACAATTTTCCCACAGGAAAAATTCCTGCTGGGATTAGCTAGATTAGCATTGAATAACTGTCAACCTAAACAACAGATTGTGAATCCACCCAACTGATGTTTGGCCACCTCTTGGTGAATCCAATAATTAACACTGGAAACAATTCAATTTAAATgtagaacaaaataaaatgacTGACAAACAATTACAAAGCAAGGAATGCTGGATGCACAAGGCACCTAACCTAAGGAAAGTTTTAGTCAACTGGAGACCAATTATTCAGTTCTTGTAATTTTTTGTACTCCTATGGAATAAAACACCAAAAAAGACAACAACAAAAcaattagataaattaatggaggattgATGgactatcaatggctattaaccaggataggcagggatggtgtccctagcctctgtttgccagaggctgggaatgagcgacagggaatggaccacttgatgattacctgttctgttcattccctctggggcacctggcattggccactgtcggaagacaggatactggcctagatggacctttggtctgacccagtatggccattcttatgacaaCACAAAATAGGGGAAAGAAAAAATTAGAAACAAATGTGGGACTAAACAAAGCAGATAGCCAATTAGGGCTAAACCTGGGAATTTATTAAAAAGATTGTCGAGGGCCCTGTGCACAACTGCCAAACATATTCTTGGTAAAGATTCCCAACTGTTTTTCTGTTACTTTCTAGAGCCAAACAAAcaccaccaatcccaaagtcaaTTTCTTAgtatttacatttgttttgtaATTAAATGTTAACTGGCCTTTGATAATGATGTTCATTGTCTTTTTAGAGTTGCCACCCATCCCCACAATTAAAAGGCTACACGCTGTTCTGCAGCCTGACTTCCACATTTGTTGAATACTGTACTCAATCCCATCTTCCCTCTTGTGTGATACATCTAACCTCCCTGAACATTCAAGCCATGTCTACACCGAAGGTTTGCCCTGGTTACAGTCATCTGCGGCCAGACACTGGTGTCATTGCACAGAGGCAAACTCTTCAGAATAGACAAGCTAAGCTGTGATTTGCCCTGGTACAACATTACCCAGGCTTGAAATGGAGGCAAGTTGAACTTGTGCAAATCACAGTTAGTAGCGACTGTCTGCTTACACTATAGGTTTGCACCGATACAGCTATGCTGGTGGCTGGCCAATAATTGCTGAAATTCTCAGTGTAAACAAAGCCTCAGAACACTCCTATCCCATGACTGTGTTCCTTTTAGTGCCATTTCATGCAATTGGCATGGTCTTCAATAGAACCTCCCCAACAAAGGGAAGTGAAATAGAGTTGGTCTCTTTAAGACtaatcttcccccacccccaatgagcaggaGAAATGCACTACTTTGCTTTTTCTTCCTACCTATCTTGAAAATAAGCAGGAAGGTGACCCAATACTCCTTCACTGGAGCACAGAAAAAGGAATGCTAACTTGTGTCCCTCTCCCACTGGAACAGCattggggagaagagggaggttCACCTTTGCGTGTGACCCTCCTTAACTTATTGAAGGAGAAATTAAGGAGGGAAGGCCTTTCAAACCCAGCTGTtgcttcccctgccaccaagAAATGGATGGCTTTTTTCATTAGAAAGCTATGACCCTCATTTTGAAATTGAGACCAAGTAACCAGAGGATAATATTGAGTGTGTATAGTTATAGACCCATTTTAGAAACCGTTTTAAGAAGAAATTTACAAAAACTAAGGGTCCGAAGAaaaccagatcctgcaaacactaaccaaacaaagggggagaggaagaagagaaaaaaaaaccattaTCACAGTAAATAGGTTACATTTTAGATATCTTTAAGTTTCAAATTAGGCAAGCGTTTTAAGAAATACCCAAACGGAGAAGGGAGCACAAACCAGACCTGCCAGGGAAGATTAATAAAGATCCATACAAACACCATTTTCTCCCACTTTGGTGAGTACACCAGATTGTGTcaagtgacatttaaaaaaaaaactttggggACATTACCAGAATTTCTTACAAAAGCTTAAATGCTTACCCACCTCGGAGATTAAGTATTATGTTATTATACCTACGGGATGCTTAAGTATGATATCAAATTGCTCCCATCACATGCATTTTTAACAGCACAAACCAACTCACCAGCAGCCTCTTTGGTTTATCATCATCTGTGCTCCACCACGAACCTCATGGTGGTACCATCAAAGGAGGGCGGGGCAATTATCCTTGGCCCCATTTGCTGGGAGGTGATGCTGATTACcggcttcccctctgcccccctgagcTGGGCAGTGGCGGCTGACGATTGGGATTTACCCGTGGCGATATAATACGGACTTTCCACAAAAGtggcctctcctcctcctccccccagtgctgcccTTGGGCTGCTGGTCTCGGCGGAGCCGCTGACGTCGCTGCCCGGGAGGGAGAGCTGGGTCTGCAGGGCATTAGCTGGCAGCATGGTGGTGGGCAGGAAGCCAGGGTAGATCATGTAGGTGGCACCATACGCCCCCGGGTTGAGCGCTAGCGGGGAGATGGGGAGCGGCATCGGGGCCACGGCCGGCTGCTGGGGCATGGGCACCTCCACGTACTGCCCGGTCTCGGGGTCAAAGAGCCGCTTCTTGAGGGGCTGCTGCACAGGCGCGTCCACCAGGTAGTACTGGCCGGTGCTCAGGTCCAGCAGCACCTTGCGCTGCGTCTGCGGGAAGGGCTCGGCGGCCGAGGGCGGCGAGAAGCAGAGCAGCGGCGGGGGCTGCGCCCCGTGCAGGGCGGCCATGGGCAGCGGCTGATGGTAGATGGCGGCGGGCGGCAGCTCCGGGGCGGCCGCAGGCGGggcggcggggccgggctgcTGCTTGGGGCTGAGGCGGCCCCGGCTCTTGGCGGCGctgaagggctgcagggcagcggCGGCCGCCGAGGCCGAGAGCGGACCCGGGTGGCCGGCGCCTCCCGCGGCCGGCGGCTCCTTGAGCGGCATGGCCAGGTAGTTCCCGCAGTCGGGCCCGGCCGCGTCCTTCTCGGCTTCGCCAGGCCCCTTCCCTGCGGCGGCGGCCGGGGAGAGTTTGAGGGCGCGCGgtcccggcccggcctggcccttCAGGCTGCGGAGCGGCGAGGCCGCGGCGGGGAGCTTGGCCGGGGCAGCCGCCGCCGCCTTCTGCGCGGAGCTGATGGTGAAGATACTGCTTCGTGGCGGCTGCGGGGCGGGGGCTCTGTCCGCCGCGCCCGCCTCCCCCCGGGGCCcgggcaggggccggggccgtTCCCGCGCCAGGCTCTCGAACGCGGCCGCCCTGGCCGAGACCTTGTCGGACTTGgggccggagcccgggaggggctGGCGCTCGGGGGCGGGCGGCGCCGGGGCCGCGCTCCTCGCCTCGGCGGGCCCCGCGGCCGCCCGGCCGCCGCGCTCCTCGCTGGCGATGAGGGAGAGCACGTGGCTGTCGGTGATGGGCCGCGGGTCGCTCTTGCGCTTCCACTCGTGCTTGCTgaagctgtagagctcctccatGCTGCGCACCGCCGCCGTCAGCTTCTCCAACGCGTTGCGGCTGGGCGGCCCCTTGGCCTCCTCCCGCGGCTCCTCGTCCGCCCCCTTGCCTTTCTCAGCGGGAgcgggcggcggcggctgctggtGCTGCCGCCAGGGTGCGGAGGCTTTGGACACGATCTTCAGCACTGCGGGCAAGCGAGGGTCGCTCTTGTTGGGGGCGATGGTGGCCACGGGCAGCCTCCCGGAGGTCCTGTGCACCAGGATTGTCCCCTCTGCCGTGGCAGGCAGCACCTTGCCCCCCGTCTCGCCCGGCCCCTTGTCCTCGCTGCTGTTACTGACCGCCTGGCAGGTTATCACCATGGGAGACAGAGCCCTGGGGATCCCCGCTATGGCCAGCTGCCTCGGTTTCTGCTCAGCGCTGCACTGGTCGGAGAGCGCGCTGCTCCTGTCGCTGTTGGTATCGCCCGAGTCGTGGCCGTAGGAGCTCTTGATCAGTTTCCTGACGTCTCTGACCTGGTGAATGGGTCCGGGGACTTTAGGCTTGTTTTCTCTTATATCGCGCACCAAGAATTGCGGCACCTTGTCCAGGCCGTCCGCTTTGAATACCTTCTGCGGCTGGCCTCGGGGCTCCTCCGCTGCCTTGAAAAGGGTTGGTGCGGTCGCGGCTAGTTTGGGGGTGAGCAGCTTAGCGATGTCAAAGGGGTGATCCTTGCTTGGCTGCACGCTACCTAGGCTGATCTTGATCTCGGGGGCTCTGGGCTTTACGGGGGTGCCAGCCCGAGCCGCATAGGTGGCTGTGGAGTACTTTGTCACCTGCGTGCCAGGCTGCTTTCCCTTGGGGGTGCGCTGAATGTTTGGGACGAAGAGACGAGACATTTTAGTGGACTTGCTGGCTGAGATCTCACCCAGATCGGCCCGCCAGTCGTATTTGGCGGAGGAGAACTGAAGTTTCCCGATGGGAGCTCgctcttctttcttcttctctgcCTCTTTCTCTTTCCAGGATCTGAACGCGCTGTTCTGGCTGCGGAGGAAGGTCGCTTTGATTGCCTCCGAGGCGCTCTTCTTAATTTCGCACACATCCTCCAGGCGCGTTTCCGACAGGGGTCGATCTAGGCGAGGGGTGGACGCCTTGGAGGTCGGCGACTTGCTGTCAGAAAACTCCCCCGGGTCCTCTGCTGTCACAATCGTGTAGTCAGAGCTGCCCTCGGAATACCTGGAGTTCTGCCTCTGCATGCCCCCATCTTTCAGCTTCTCCCTGGCCGAGCCTTCCTGCTCCTTGCCAGGCAAGGACGCGGCCAGCCCCCTGTACGAAGTGTCTGTGATCTCCCCCCTCTCCATTTTGAACTCGTGCTCCCGCTGCATTTTCTTCGAGATGACATTCTTGAGGAGGCTGGAGGCGAATTTCGATTTATTCGGGGTGCCCTCCGGGACTTCTGCCGCGGCCAGTCCGGTTTGTTTGCTAGCCTCCTGACCCGGCTCCCTGGGCAGCGTTTCCGGAAGCTCATCTGCGCAACCTGCCCCAGCGGCAGCATGTCCAGGACGTTTCGCAGGTCTGGGGACACCAGCATTAACATTGCTGCTAAAATTCAACGTCTCCAACAACGTTACAACCCGGGAGCCCGACTGGATCCGCTTCTCGAAGCACGCTGGCGTTTCCACGTGGGTTATTTCCCCATCGAGCTTGCTGACCACGAACTCTAGGGCTTTCGTCTGCGATTTATTGGAGCGAATGTAGAACTGGTCACTGCACGTCTTCGCCCCAGCGCTTCTGTGCCATGCGGTAGGTTCGGCGCTGCTCTTGAACAGGTTCTGCTCCGGTTTCTGCCCGAGATTGCCGCACTTCAGGTCTAAATAAGTGGACCATCGGTTGATCCCCAGCGCCTGATCCGAAAGGGACGTGGAGGACTCCCTGGAGCTGAAGTTCAGCGTGTCGAAGTAGGGGTAAGCCAAGCTCCGGAAAGCTCGGGCCGTCAGGTTTCGCACTTCTTTATCCGCATCATCCAGCTCGCTGACCGCGCTAGAGGCACCGCTGGAATATCCCCCCACTTCCTTCGCCCTTATGGCTCCACACCGGGTTTGCAAACGCGCGGGGACAGCGATAAATTTTTTTGCCTGGTCATGAATCGCGTCTTGTTTGAAACTGGCCTTGCGTTCGGGAGCTGTGGAGACACGGAGGCTCATGTCGCCTTCATGCTTGGCAGCGTAAATAATGTTTTGCTTCTCATGCAGGTTGCTAAGCTCATTTATAGCCCGGGAAGTGGGTTTGATTGATAGGAGAATGTGGCCTGCAGCTGGGTTCTCACTCATGTGGCTGGGGTTCTTGGGCTGGCTTTCTTCCGAGCTGGCGcatttgtctgtgctgggggtatCGTTTTCAGAGTTAATGCTGACTATCTCCGTACTGCTGGTATTATCGATGCTGTCCGTCTGGTTATTGGCATCGCTGGTTGTGCTGAGATAACAGCTATTGTCCTCCTCTGTCTGCGTGTCCCCGAGGGTCTCGTCGCTCCCAAAGGAGGCGTAATCCACGAAGGAGTAGATCACATTGTTGTCTTCAAAGTCCCACCTGGAGGCCAGACCAAAGTCAAAGTCCATGTCGTGGTCCACCTCGCTGAGCTGGATTTCGTGCGTGGTAATGTAATGCGCCTCCTCGTTAGCAGGGCTGCTCTCGCCGCAGTAGGTGGGCTGGGaagccccccggctcccccctctTGCTTTGCAGTCAGCATCCTCGTCATCGTCGCTTTCGTACCCaaaggaagaagaggaggttttGCCCTCGGTTGCGGTGTCATCCGTTTTGGGGAACGCGCTTGCCTTGTTCACCGGGGATGGGCAAGAGGACGACGACTCCGGGCACCCGCTCGGGTAAAGCTGCGTGTTGGGCAGTCCAGACGAAGTGTTTTCATTAGATCCGCCTGAGTTGGAGCCAGCGCTGCATCCCCCCGCCTCATTACCCTTCCTCCCCGGGCTGGCCCCGGGTTTAGATTCACGGTCCAAGGATGCTGGATTTCCACTTGCCTCTGCCAGCGCGTTGTGAGCTGAGCAGCTAACAGCGCTGATCTCACAAGCTCCGTTTTTAGggctgagaaaagccacttttccTCCGCTCCCTGCCAAAGTCAGCTTTAGGGTCTGGGGACTGGCTTCCCTCCCTCGGGGGAAATCCTGAATCTCCACATAGGTCGATTCCTTGGATGTGATTGTGGTGAATGGCTCTGCAGGGCGGCGCTTCATCCTGCTGCCCTTCGCTCCCGCTCCCCCTTTGTGGCTAGTGGCTCGCTCGCCGGGCGATTTTGAGAGGGCTTCCATGCTTATCCCGTCAGCATGTGGCCGAGGGCGAAGGGAATAGGCGGAGATATGGACCCGGGACTGCAAAGCCGGCGGACACACACGTGTCTCCTGCAGGGTCGTTCCCAGCTGCGCTGCTCGCTGTTCAGTGGTAGCGGTGGACCCAAGAGAGTGTCCCGGCCCGGCTAGGGTGGAGGTGgcggctgctgctgttcctgctaCCGCTACCACTGTCTTGTTCAGGAGCTCCTGAGTACAGTTGTTGGTTTGGCACCGAGAGCTGTCAGTCTGAATGCCATTGGTAACAGAAGTAGCAGCaagggcagcagctgcagcccgaCCCCCAGCCATCCAGAAATGAAGAGAAAGCATATGGAAATTCTTCTATTTCTCCTTATGCTACAGTGGGAGGTTTGCCTGATTCCACGGTCATTATTACGGGGCCGTTAGCCAGCCCCGTTAATGAATTGCCCCTGGGGTGGACGCAGAGAAGACAGAAAAGCACATGTTCTGTTACTAAAAGAGTTACTTTCTAAAGCACAGGTTTCATAGACTATTTGCATAGGTGTTGCCATGACACTGAACTAAGGATTTTCCGAAGTTAGGCGCATTGCTTCTCCTTGAGGATAAACTTAAGCAAACCGGTAATGTTCAGTTAACTTTCCAACCGGCAGTCTTTATCTTATGGGTTTCATATGTATCTAAACTGTGTCCACTTAGTCATTGCAAAGGTATCCAGAGCTGTTCTTCCAAGAGCTTTTATTTTACTCCAGCCATGCAGCAAGATTAATGAGAAATCATTTCACTCCAGGAGTATTTAAACACCTGGGTTTGTTGATATTTGAGCAGTCCTGACGGTCCTGTAAAGAATATTTATGATGAAATGTGAAAACGTTATTTTTACAGATTTAATGAGATCTGATGCTCTGAATAACATCAGGATAAGGCTTAAGATGCCAAGCGATAGTCAAATTTAACCGGTTTAAAGTCGCGGGGGCCATTCTAGAATGCTCTTGAACTTCTAAAATCAATTGCAAGAAAATTAAAATCCTCTTAAACACAAATCAGTTCCGTTAGATGATTTAGTCAAATCACATTTCAAACACATTAAAGCACATGAGACGCAAATGATAACAAGGTATAGCAAATAATTTACCCTTTATAAGCCAGAGAAGTAAAACAAGTCTCGTTGTACTGGATTTTCATAGATTGATTCAGGAAGAGGGGTCACAGCCGATCAGATGCAAACTGATCCAACTTTTCTTAGCCACTTTGCTCGGGGTAAAGGCTCTGCTGTGCGGTTTTGTGAGAACAGTGCCACTGGCCAGGTCAAAACTATTAACTATACATAGACTATGCTGTCATTTATGCCGCTTGAATAAAGTACTATTTAAAACTTTCGCA contains these protein-coding regions:
- the C5H4orf54 gene encoding uncharacterized protein C4orf54 homolog is translated as MLSLHFWMAGGRAAAAALAATSVTNGIQTDSSRCQTNNCTQELLNKTVVAVAGTAAAATSTLAGPGHSLGSTATTEQRAAQLGTTLQETRVCPPALQSRVHISAYSLRPRPHADGISMEALSKSPGERATSHKGGAGAKGSRMKRRPAEPFTTITSKESTYVEIQDFPRGREASPQTLKLTLAGSGGKVAFLSPKNGACEISAVSCSAHNALAEASGNPASLDRESKPGASPGRKGNEAGGCSAGSNSGGSNENTSSGLPNTQLYPSGCPESSSSCPSPVNKASAFPKTDDTATEGKTSSSSFGYESDDDEDADCKARGGSRGASQPTYCGESSPANEEAHYITTHEIQLSEVDHDMDFDFGLASRWDFEDNNVIYSFVDYASFGSDETLGDTQTEEDNSCYLSTTSDANNQTDSIDNTSSTEIVSINSENDTPSTDKCASSEESQPKNPSHMSENPAAGHILLSIKPTSRAINELSNLHEKQNIIYAAKHEGDMSLRVSTAPERKASFKQDAIHDQAKKFIAVPARLQTRCGAIRAKEVGGYSSGASSAVSELDDADKEVRNLTARAFRSLAYPYFDTLNFSSRESSTSLSDQALGINRWSTYLDLKCGNLGQKPEQNLFKSSAEPTAWHRSAGAKTCSDQFYIRSNKSQTKALEFVVSKLDGEITHVETPACFEKRIQSGSRVVTLLETLNFSSNVNAGVPRPAKRPGHAAAGAGCADELPETLPREPGQEASKQTGLAAAEVPEGTPNKSKFASSLLKNVISKKMQREHEFKMERGEITDTSYRGLAASLPGKEQEGSAREKLKDGGMQRQNSRYSEGSSDYTIVTAEDPGEFSDSKSPTSKASTPRLDRPLSETRLEDVCEIKKSASEAIKATFLRSQNSAFRSWKEKEAEKKKEERAPIGKLQFSSAKYDWRADLGEISASKSTKMSRLFVPNIQRTPKGKQPGTQVTKYSTATYAARAGTPVKPRAPEIKISLGSVQPSKDHPFDIAKLLTPKLAATAPTLFKAAEEPRGQPQKVFKADGLDKVPQFLVRDIRENKPKVPGPIHQVRDVRKLIKSSYGHDSGDTNSDRSSALSDQCSAEQKPRQLAIAGIPRALSPMVITCQAVSNSSEDKGPGETGGKVLPATAEGTILVHRTSGRLPVATIAPNKSDPRLPAVLKIVSKASAPWRQHQQPPPPAPAEKGKGADEEPREEAKGPPSRNALEKLTAAVRSMEELYSFSKHEWKRKSDPRPITDSHVLSLIASEERGGRAAAGPAEARSAAPAPPAPERQPLPGSGPKSDKVSARAAAFESLARERPRPLPGPRGEAGAADRAPAPQPPRSSIFTISSAQKAAAAAPAKLPAAASPLRSLKGQAGPGPRALKLSPAAAAGKGPGEAEKDAAGPDCGNYLAMPLKEPPAAGGAGHPGPLSASAAAAALQPFSAAKSRGRLSPKQQPGPAAPPAAAPELPPAAIYHQPLPMAALHGAQPPPLLCFSPPSAAEPFPQTQRKVLLDLSTGQYYLVDAPVQQPLKKRLFDPETGQYVEVPMPQQPAVAPMPLPISPLALNPGAYGATYMIYPGFLPTTMLPANALQTQLSLPGSDVSGSAETSSPRAALGGGGGEATFVESPYYIATGKSQSSAATAQLRGAEGKPVISITSQQMGPRIIAPPSFDGTTMRFVVEHR